In bacterium, the genomic stretch ATTCTGGACCGTCTTCCAAAATCCAGTATCTCCATTTTCCGGACCCGCCAGGCCAAAATAGAATATTTGAACCAGGTAAAGCCGGATTTTTTTATAGACGACGGTCTTGACGTGCTTGAGTTTTTGGATACGTCCATAGTACCGATCCTTTTTGATCCGCTCGGCGTTCATGAACGCATTCCCGTACCTAACGATGTACATGTTGTCAGGGGCTGGCATGAAATACAGCAACTTTTCGGCGCATTTACAAAGGCGAAAGAAGACGCGCCTGTTATGCATTGACGGCGTAGGCATCCCGGGTAAAATAGTTTCATCAAAATCGAATCTTGTTTTTTGACATCTAGAGAGGAGATGGACCAATGAATATTACCCTGATGGGCACTATGCCCATAGAAGAAGCATTCGAACGTTTAAGGAACGCGCCGCTGGAGGCCGCAGGAACGGAGAAAATATTTATATACCGAGATGCCACTATGCGTCTTTGCGATTTTTCTCCCGACGAACTCAATCCCGCGTCGCTCTATGTGTTAAAGAAAAACCTCGAGACGCAGCGGCAGATACGAGCGCATTTTTTGCAAGAGCATGGCATTGACACCTTACAGCTTTCCCAAGTGCTGCATTTGCGGGTTGCAGGAAAGGACGGGGAACGGCTTGTAGGTATGGCCCCGCCATTCGTGGAGATACAGGAGGAGCGGGTAAAGATCGTTGCGGGCGAAGGCGAACGTTCTTCTCCGGAAAATCTTGTTCTGCAGATACCAATCTTGCAAGACGGTATCCATAGGGCACATCTTGCAAGAGAGGCGGGGGTTTTGTTGCGTTGCGTGGTCATTCAAAGCCGCGTGACAGGCTATCCTCTTTATGCCTACCCGAATCATTGGTCGGAAGTAGTATTGTGCGACGAGACGCCGAAAGTAAAGAAATACTATCGTCGGGAGGATCCCTACACGTTCATGCGCCCGTATACGATACTCCAGCAAATTTCCAATCCGGAAGCGTTCAAGCCCGAGTGGGGACGATAAGAGCTGTATCAGCACAGCTCTTTTTTCATTTGCCAAAGAGTCCGCAGTACGGTTGACAAGAGGCAATGTCCCGCATACCATAGGGGCAACAATGTTCTTTAATTTCACATATAAAAGCGAGGTGCAAGACATGCAAGCTATCCATAAGCTTTCTCAAGTGGATTTTGAGGAACGGGCCAGAGTCCTGGGGCCGAGGATCTTTGAGACCATTGACATTCCGGCAAGGCGAAGCGAGCCGGCGCCGAAGACCGTTATCGTGGAGGTCACTTCCGTTGTTCCAAAGTCCGGCAAAACTACGCAGACCCAGCATCTAAGCTCCTCGCTGCGCGCGGTGATGGGGAGTGGCATGCGCGTGGTGGTAACTCCCGAGGGAGCGGAAGACCGGGCCATTCGCGCCATGAAAAAACAGGAGACGGATTTGGTGCTTGCGCGGTATTTGACGTACGTCATGCAAAATCTCCTCGATCTTTCTCGAAGCCGAGAATTTCATGTGGCGATACAGGACCGGAGCATCATCGACCATCTTATTTGGTCGGAATTTTATGCCAGAGCCGGAGAGATCACCCGCGAGCATCGGGACCGCGTGTGGGACTATGTGCTTTCCGGTGCATGGGTGCAGGCCATTGACGCGATCTTCTATCTTTATACGGATATTGATACGGCATTGGCGCGCGAGAAGAAAGGCGTTTCCATCGACCGGGCGGGTTCCATCATGAATCAGGATTCACTCTCTCGGTTTTGCGAAGCGGCAGAATCAACTCTGGAAGAGGTGTCGCGGCGCATGCCGGAATTGCCGATATTCCGGCTCGATACGGGAACCACATCCGAAGAAGAAACAAATGCGCAGATGACGCTGGCACTGCTTGAGACGTTGAACGGGCGTCTGGGCATAAACCTACGGCATACGGTTCCTTATTCCCTTTCCCTTATGCGTAAAGAAGCGGAGATCAACGGCAAACTTCAAGTGCAGATAAAGCTTAAGGGCCACCCTTGGCCGGAGGGTGTAGCCGAGCGGGGTTGGGTGCTCAAGGAAGAAAGCGAACAGGTAGATACGTACTGCGTATTTTTGGATGGAGTCCATCCCACGATCAAGCCCAGCGAGATCATCCGCATCCGGAAGGTCGGAAGCCAATATTCCTTCGCCTACAAAGGCGTTGGAGTGGAGAACATCGTAACCCGCCGTCCGCATCTCAATATCCCTATCGATGAGCGCCAAGCGCGGGATCTGATGAATCTTTACACCAGGCTTGCGACCATCACCAAAAAACCGCGTACCATGTATGAACGCGAGATCGACCCGTCTATCAGCGCGTATGGAAACATGTTCTTGTGCGTTGATACGGTGGAAGAACTTGGCAAGTTTACGGAACTATCCATGTACGCCAATGAATACGAGGAAGCGCGCCAGACGCTTCTTGAAGAAGCTGCTCGCCTTGGATTCGGACTGACGGATGTCGCGGAAGGAAATTATCTCAAAATGGCCGTTGGCTAAAAACCCACCACCGACCATAAGACCGCCAAAGGAAGGCGGTTTTTTCATATCAAAAACTCACGGTGTTGCCGTGAGTTTTTGACGATGTTGAGAGAGAACCCCGACCTTAACGCGTCAGGCACGTAAGCCGAATTCTGTAATCCCGCCGTGGCGGGAATGAGGATCATCTATCTGTCCGGCTTCTTGTGAAACCGGATCAAGCGGCACCCCGACCAATGCGTAGCACTGATCGGTACGACCTTGCACCCGGGTAAGGATTTAGCAGGCTGTCTTGTCTCCAAAACAGCGCACGTTTCACCCTTTGCGTTTCCGCAAAGACTCGTCTCTGTTCGCACCTCTAGCTACCGCGGCAAGCCGCAATAGACCGGCGGGCGTTACCCGCTACCTGTTTACCCGCCTAAGTTTTGCTTTCGCAAAATTTTGGCGGGTGAGTGTTCGGACTTTCCTCCAACTTGCACGAGCGTGCAAATCAGCGATCCTCTCGGTCTCTCATGTATTACTTTACACACTTACTTATCACTTGTCAAGAATAAACATTTTAGATATACTGCAAGAAGCCTTAATCTATGAAACGTTCCGAACTCGTCTTCAGCGTCATTCTTGTGCCGCTCGATTATCTCATGCTGCTTTCTGCCGCTGTTGCGGCATATTTTTTGCGTCTCTCGGGTCCCATTAAAGCGTGGCGGCCGGCTCTTTTTACATTTGATTTGCCGTTCTCGAGATATTTTTTTATCGCAGCTATCGTTGCATTATGGTGGCTTGCGGCTTTTGCGCTTGCGGGACTTTATCGCATGAAGACAAATCGGGCGCGGATCGAGGAATTTTTCCAGATTGTCACCGGAAGTGCTCTGGGAGTGCTTGGTATCATTCTCTACATCTTCCTTACGGGGGAACTTTTTAATTCCCGGTTTATTATTCTTGCCGGACTCTTTTTCGCAATCCTATCTGTTACCGTCTCACGCATGCTCATGCGAATGTTGCAGGCGCATCTTGCAAAAGTTCATGGATACGGCGTTCATCGCATGATTATTATTGGAGGAGACCAAGTTTCCCACACAATCGCAAACAAACTCAACAGCCACCCGGACTTGGGCTATACGGTAGTAAAACATCTACATACACTGCACATGGATGAAGTTCGAGACGCAATGCAACAAAACGGCAATAGTATCGATGAGGTATTGTTGGCCGATCCGAACTTTGAGAAAGAACAAGTTTTGGAGCTTATTGATTTTTGTGAGGACAAGCATATCGGATTTCGTTTTATCCCAAATCTTTTCCAAACGCTCACCACGAATGTTGTAGTGGATACGTTCACCGGAGTGCCTATCGTGGAGTTGAGACGTACTGCGCTTGAGGGCTGGGGGAAAGTGGTGAAGCGCGTGCTGGATATCGGGGGTTCCATACTGGGCCTTGTCATACTTTCCCCGATTTTTCTTATTGTTGCCGTTATTGTCAAAGGTGACACACCTGGCTCTGTGTTCGTAAGGCTCAAGCGCGTCAGCCAGGGCAGGACCTTCGATCTTTATAAATTCCGCTCGATGATCATCGGTGCGCACGAGATGAAAAAAGAACTTCTGGCATACAACGAAAGACAAGATGGCCCCCTGTTTAAAATGAAAAATGATCCGCGCATAACCAGAGTCGGACGATGGCTGCGCAAGACCCGCATCGACGAATTTCCACAGCTTTTTAACGTACTGCGCGGCGAAATGTCGCTTGTGGGTCCGAGACCTCATGAGCCGGAAGAGGTTGCGAAATACCAGAAACACCATAAAAAAGTTCTTGCGATAAAGCCCGGCATGACGGGCCTTGCGCAGATTTCGGGTAGCTCGGACCTCGCCTTTGAGGAAGAAGTGAAACTCGATACGTATTATGTAGAAAACTGGTCTTTGCGTCTGGACATATACATATTATTGAAAACCATCATTGTGCTCTTTACCGATAAATCAGCAGCTTAGTGCGTGAGGAAAGAAGAACCATAAAAAACGACCGACCTTTATCGCAAGATAGGGCTTTTTCTTTGTCTTTTAAACCAATTTGCGCTACGCTACGCATATGCGAGTGGCGCTTGTTCATGATTATCTTACGGAACTTGGAGGAGCCGAGCGGGTTTTGCAGGCGCTCTGCGAGCTTTTTCCATATGCGCCGATATATACGCTGATCTATGACGAGAGATCAACAAGAGGCCTCTTTAAGGATCGGCGCATCCACACTTCTTTTCTGCAACGCATGCCGTATGCCAAAACGCGCCATCGGAATTACGCATGGCTTATGCCGCTTGCGGCCGAGCAGTTCGATCTTGCCAAATATGATCTTGTCATCTCCGATTCGGCAAGCTACGCCAAAGGCATCGTAACCAAGCCTCATACGGTTCATATTTCCTATTGCCACACGCCTATCCGCTACGCGTGGGACGATTCCCACCGCTATGTGAAAGAATTCGGCGCACCGCTATTTTTGCGCCATCTCATTCCGTTTTTCTTGAACTACTTGCGCATATGGGATAAGGAAGCCGCACTGCGCGTAGATGCTTTTATTGCAAACTCATCCTTTGTCAAAGAGCGGATCCGCAAGTACTATAGAGTGGATGCTCAAGTCATACATCCGCCGGTGGACATCGAGTTTTTTTCGGCAGAGAAAAGGAAGGTGCAGGATTATTTTCTTGCCGCTGGGCGGCTTGTAGCCTATAAGCGGTTTGATCTGGCAATACGGGCGTTCAATGAGCTCCAATTGCCCCTGGTCGTTGCGGGCGAGGGTCCGGAGCTGAAAAGATTAAAGAATATCTCCGGAAAAACCATAACATTCGCGGGTCACGTCAGCGACCAAGATCTCCGAAGTCTCTATACAGGAGCCAGAGCTCTCATTTTTCCGCAGGAGGAGGATTTCGGGATAACAGCAGTTGAGGCGATGGCTGTTGGTTGCCCCGTTATTGCGTATCGTGGCGGAGGGGCGCTTGAGAATATCGTTGAAGGGAAAACGGGAATATTTTTTGACCATGAACGACCCGGCACTCTTTCAAAAGCCGTGGAACAGTTCTCAAAGACACAGTTCGACTCCGACGTCATTCGCGAGCATGCGCAGAAATTTTCGAAGGAGATGTTTAAACAGAAGATGCAGGAAGTTATCGCGAATACACTAAATCCAAATTTCAAAGCTCAAATATCAAATCAAATCCAAAATCCAAAGTTCAAATAATCCATCGGTAGATTGGTTTTGATATTTGGATTTTGACATTGGGATTTTCAAGTTATGCCAACAAATAAACAAAAACTTCTCATCATTGCATCTCTCCTTGTTGGCCTTGCCGGAGGAGGGCTTATGAGCCTTTTCCAGGAACCTTATACGGAAGCGTCGCGGTCTTTTTTGGTTCAAAATAAACGTTATGCCGCACAAAATGCCTATGACTACGAAGGATACTACGCACTGCAAACGGCAAATGAAAGCGCGAAGGCGCTCTCTTCCTGGCTTACAAGCCCCGGCGGTGTATATGCGGTATATCGTGATGCGGGTATGAATGCGTCATTTAAAACCCTTCGTAGCTATGAACGAGCCTTTTCGGTACGAGGGGTGGATACGCCATTCTTTGAAATTCGATACCATGCCGCCATAGAAGAAAATGCAGAAAAGCTTTCCGTATCCCTTGAGAGGGTTTTGAAACAGCAACTCGCATCTTTCCAGGGTTCGGATTCGTTATCCCTCGCATCTTCCCCCTTAGTACTGGTCGATCGGCAGATTCCACTGGTCCGCAATCTTTTTTACGGCGCGTTATTTGCCGGGGCGCTCGCGCTATTTGGTATTCTTTTTGACAAAGCCATGAAGGGCGGGTCATAAAGTTTTATCCACAAGCACCTTCTAAATTTCTTTGTTACAATATCTTCCCAAAGAAGATATTGTTGTTTGACAAAGAAAGGACAACCTATGGAC encodes the following:
- a CDS encoding glycosyltransferase, with amino-acid sequence MRVALVHDYLTELGGAERVLQALCELFPYAPIYTLIYDERSTRGLFKDRRIHTSFLQRMPYAKTRHRNYAWLMPLAAEQFDLAKYDLVISDSASYAKGIVTKPHTVHISYCHTPIRYAWDDSHRYVKEFGAPLFLRHLIPFFLNYLRIWDKEAALRVDAFIANSSFVKERIRKYYRVDAQVIHPPVDIEFFSAEKRKVQDYFLAAGRLVAYKRFDLAIRAFNELQLPLVVAGEGPELKRLKNISGKTITFAGHVSDQDLRSLYTGARALIFPQEEDFGITAVEAMAVGCPVIAYRGGGALENIVEGKTGIFFDHERPGTLSKAVEQFSKTQFDSDVIREHAQKFSKEMFKQKMQEVIANTLNPNFKAQISNQIQNPKFK
- a CDS encoding sugar transferase; protein product: MKRSELVFSVILVPLDYLMLLSAAVAAYFLRLSGPIKAWRPALFTFDLPFSRYFFIAAIVALWWLAAFALAGLYRMKTNRARIEEFFQIVTGSALGVLGIILYIFLTGELFNSRFIILAGLFFAILSVTVSRMLMRMLQAHLAKVHGYGVHRMIIIGGDQVSHTIANKLNSHPDLGYTVVKHLHTLHMDEVRDAMQQNGNSIDEVLLADPNFEKEQVLELIDFCEDKHIGFRFIPNLFQTLTTNVVVDTFTGVPIVELRRTALEGWGKVVKRVLDIGGSILGLVILSPIFLIVAVIVKGDTPGSVFVRLKRVSQGRTFDLYKFRSMIIGAHEMKKELLAYNERQDGPLFKMKNDPRITRVGRWLRKTRIDEFPQLFNVLRGEMSLVGPRPHEPEEVAKYQKHHKKVLAIKPGMTGLAQISGSSDLAFEEEVKLDTYYVENWSLRLDIYILLKTIIVLFTDKSAA